The Pleurodeles waltl isolate 20211129_DDA chromosome 7, aPleWal1.hap1.20221129, whole genome shotgun sequence genome contains the following window.
GAGAGCACATGCCAAAAACTAAATTGGCTCGTGTTACAGGAGTCACGAGGAGCACACGTTTAGAGACATCGAGTGCAGAGACATCATATTACAGCGGCAGATGAAGGGACAGCAGCAGGAGGAGCAGTGCATACTGCAGGTAGTTGGAGGCCTCGGGAAGAGAATGCAGATTCATTGATATGAGCAGTGGCGGCGGGTGAATGATGGAAGTGGTGGAGCCTCCAGAAGCTCAGCACTCTGCCTCAGGCCTTGCCAACCCCCAGGCAAGGCTTTGATatcacacacacgcgcgcacatacacactctctctctctctcgctatcaAAACTCACAAAGGCATACAGACAAACATACAAACAGTTGCAGGCACGCACACAAAGACAGTCCCCTAGACATACACATGATCCCgcagcacacaaagaaacacacacatTCAAGCTTTTTAACACAAAATCTTTTCCTGGGGCAAGCCCACGACTTCGGACATCCCATTCCGCCTGCAGCAGACCAGAGGCAGACCCATGAgcttccatccactcaggagctggAATAGGGATGAAGGCAGCAGTGGCTCCtcctatggcagaggagtgtcaccccccacagctcccaccccctgccagcagcatgaaagcagccttAAGATTGGACACAGGGAAGGCTGGAAGCctgtggctgcagtggaggacCAGATAAGAGCAGCTCAGCAAGAaaggaaagttattttttttttattatatatatattttgtgtcatCACCCCCACCCCGTCACGCGCCACACCTTTTAACTCCCGTGAGCCTCGACTGGTTGAAGGTACCAAGGTAGACCCTTTTTTCTCTATTCCAAATTCCGATAGGGCAAGAGGGTGTGTAATTGACAAGTCCCTAAACTCCATTATCTGACATGATGCACTGTCTGATGctagtgcagcatgtcagatatgtattgtgtctgtgtgagggtgaGCTATAACGGACTAAGATGCATGTAATACAGCTAGCAGAGCCCTCTTCTGCTATCAGCGTTAATTAACAGCCTTTAAATGCAAACAAAAGATCCGTAAGATTGTTTGTTTCCATCTAAAAAATATAACATGCCAAGGAGTAGTGGCAGAAGCAGAAAGTTGGTTGGTGCCCTGGTGCCCCCTGGAGGCAGCTGCTGATGGTTATGAGAGCTCAGTAGTGGACAGAGGGGTCTCAGAACTAAGAGGGTGTCTCACGGGTGGTATTATAGACAAATCTGAGAGAATCAAACATACAGAGGAGCTTACACATGTTCTGGGCTTTTAATACGGCGGGACCGCTCATAGCTTAGCTCTGGCAGTAATTAACAAGCAGtggaaatgcaataggtctcgcatactTAGAACAAGttcattgtcatcttttgacaacagcgcccatgagcaaaaacaaaagaaaacatgagtggaaactgagaaaagatgacttggcaaagtaaaagaaagttagctttaaaaaataaaactttacaattttgtttgtcctgctgggcacgtttttgccagtcacaagccttctgtttgaggGGCACTAGAAGCTAAAAAGAGCAAATAGTAGCTCAATCATgttgggagcagtggacgggcactaattaaaatGAATCAatgagtgcttgatccctgctccacaggcATGACTTGACTAATTATGAGTccgtaaagaagagtgccatgcaacccAACAAATGGGgagcaacaggtgggctccaagcctttTACTGAACACAACATTTTGCAACAGGCCCAGCAGGCCACACCCAAACGCATGTGTTGCATGGCACTCTTCATTACCCAAATGCACCAGCTACCAAAACCAGGACTCGCAAcacctcacccacagaagaggtgcaCCGATCCAAATCACAGAGAGGGACGAGCTGTGGTCTTGGGGAATAGGAACATCCAACAAGCCAGTGACAGTACGAGCCTCTGAAAAGCAGGGAACATGCAACTGACACACCACAAAGAAGGGAAAGAGCCACAAAGGCCTCAGTAAGAAAGCCCACAACACTCAGTGTGAGGGGAGAAAGGAATATACAGGAGCTGTGATGGAGTCGGAGGTCCTGCTGTAGCTGGGGCTGCGCTTCTGAGTCGGCATCTTGGAGGATCACTGCGCATATTGGAAGCATGGTGAAGAGGCCGTAGGACAGGGTTGTGCccatttttctttatttgttgtgTTGTTTCCTGGCCTACTCGTTTATGCTGTCAATCGGTCGCCTGCAGGTCCCGCTCTGTGTCTTGCTGAGGTCCCTTATGGCCTCTTGCATGGCTGTCACGGTTTCTGAGTGCTATGGGTGACTTTTTCCTACTTTCAGTATACTTCTGAGAGTCATATCTACGTCTGAGCGTCACTTTATCGCAGGCAAGGTCTAGCGATGTAGACAGGGCTACTTTGGTATTCTCGTCATTTATCGAGAATCCTCTATCTTACGTTATTCCCCAGCGCCATCCTGTGGCCTTTGCTACTGGGACTACTCAGAGCTTACTTTGCTGAGTGTGGCCCTGGTACCCTGTTTTTCCGCACTTTAAGACACTGTTCTTTTGAGTGTCTTTCTTGAGCATTGTGGTGATGCAGGCAGATGGCTGGATATGCATTATTCTACTGCAAAATGTGTGAATTTTGCCAGAGCTACCCAGGGTTCAGTTCTCTGTACCTCACACTGCCAGCTGTGGATTCTGGTCCAGGGGTGTCTGATGTCCTTTCCCTGCTGTGCTGTCTTTCAGAAACATGActgttactttctttctttctttctttctttctttctttctttctttctttctttctttctttctttctttctttctttctttctctctctttctttctttctctttctttcttcctttctttcgggACTATGCTTGGGttccttcctttcctttctctgcaGTCCTTCCTGCAGCTTCGGTCTTGTGACTACTGGGTCGCCTGCTTTCTGCCTTTGCAtttggtggttggctgttgctttCCAGGTGTCTCGGTTGGTTTTGTGGCACTTGGTTGGGCTTTGGGTGTCATCTGTGGCCTGGGGGTTCAGGTCCCCAACCCTTGCGCTGCAGCCTGCATTTTTCTCTCTCCCCTCAAACTGCGTCTTGTGGGTTTTCTTACTGGGGCCTTTGTGGTCCTTTCTCTTCTTTGCGGTGTCAGTTGTATGTTCCCTGCTTTTCAGTAGCGTGTACTGCCACCGGCTTCTGGCTAGTTGAATGTTCCTATTCCCCATGTCCACAGCTCGTCCCTCTCTGTGATTTGGATGAGTGCACCTCTTCTCTGGGTGAGGTGTTGTAGGTCCTGGTTTTGGTAGCTGGTGCGCTTGGATGCGGCCTGCTGGGCCTGTCGCGTAGGCCCTGACTCGGATGCTATGCCTGTCCCTGCTTCTCCGGCCACCGTTTTGGGGTGCCCCCTACTTCTTGGGTGTGGAAGTTTGTTTCCCGTATTGGCGTGGTGACCTCTTCTGACACCAGTGCGGGTCTTCTTGTGGGTGTTCCTTCCTTTCTGGTTGTGAGGTTTGGGGGGGCTCTGTTTTCTTGCTATTCTCCCCTTGCTGGCTTCCCATGACCATCTGGTTCCTGTTGGGTCCTGGTTCTGTTGATGGGGCAGGTTGTTGCTCTGCTTCCTTTTTgtcagaccagacagccttagggtggtcacccctaactttttgcctgcctccctccactttttggacactgtttttgctggtttttagactctgctcactttaccactgctaaacagtgctaaagtgcatatgctctcttcctttaaacatggtaatattggatcataccaaattggactatttaatttacttataagtccctagtagtgtgcactatatgtgcccatggcctgtagattaaatgctactagtgggcctgcagcactgattgtgccacccacttaagtagccccttaaccttgcctcaggcctgccattgcaaggcctgtgtgtgcagtttcactgctaattcgacttggcatttaaaagtacttgccaagacctaaaactcccctttttctacctataagacacccctaaggtatgcgctaggtaacccatagggcagggtgctgtgaaggcaaaaggcaggacatgtgccgatgtagtttgtatgtcctggtagtgtaaaactccttaattcgtttttacactgctgtgaggcctgctcccttcataggctaacattggggctgccctcatacattgtttgagtggtagctgctgatctgaaaggagtaggaaggccatatttagtatggccagaatggtgatataaaatcctgctgactggtcaagttggatttaatattactattttagaaatgccacttttagaaagtgtgcatgtggctctgcacttaaatctttctgtgcctcacaatccatgtctggctgggatgagatgacagctccttgtgcattcactcagacacaccccaaacacaggatgttcagcctcacttgcatacttctgcattttgaataggtcttcctgggctgtgagggtggagggcctgctctcacacaaaggcctgccacaccccctactggcaccctggcagacaggattggactgaaagggggcgtggtgcacttctaagccacttgttgaagtctctcccacttcaaagacatattTTGGTGTATAAAGAGggtctctgccccttccaactcagacacttcctggaggagaaacttgtaaccagaacatgcatcctgtcaagaagaactgcctggctgcccaaaggactcacctgactgctcgctgtgaaggactgctgtcttgctgttgccctgctgccttgctgctctgtggctgtggtgaagaagtgctctccaagggcttggatagagcttgcctcctgttccctgaagtctcaggaccaaaaagacttcatctcttcaagaaggactactTATGCGGCAAAatccgacacacagcctgccagaaacaacgcacagcctgcaccgcggtgaaaatttcactgcatgccgaactggaacgatgcagcctgactttgcaatgagaagatcgacgcagcgccagcgtagcgaccagaaattcaacgcacggctcACTGGATCGCCGCATAGCCaggccagaatgacgcagcctgacttccggaGAGGAACTGATGCAGCGCCTGTGGTGCAGTAGAGAATTCgatgcaatgcccactggatcgatgcagctcctgtgacttcatcctgccagcgcaggtaaTTCACGCACCATTCCCGGggtatctgaaaaccccgcaaccggaagaggatctacgaccgagtgctggaaatcgatgcacagccgtccatgCGTGGAACCTCCATGACGCATCGCTGCGTGAGGcccgaaaaatcgatgcacacccctttgtttccacgcttctcctcctctgcggccctttgcagagattttttcacgcaaaccaggtactttgtgcttgaaagagactttgtttgcttttaaaagacttaagacactttgtatcacttttcagtgatatctctacatttacttattacatctttgataattttgacctgcatttaaccagataaatattatatatttttctaaacactgtgtggtgtatttttgtggtgctacatggtgatattgtatgatttattgcacaaatactttacacattgccttttaagttaagcctgactgctcagtgccaagctaccaagggtgggcacaggataatttggattgtgtgtgacttaccctgactagaaggagggtccttgcttggacagggggtaacctgactgccaaccaaagacccaatttctaacacttttcaTTCGC
Protein-coding sequences here:
- the LOC138247048 gene encoding uncharacterized protein; its protein translation is MGNRNIQLARSRWQYTLLKSREHTTDTAKKRKDHKGPSKKTHKTQFEGREKNAGCSARVGDLNPQATDDTQSPTKCHKTNRDTWKATANHQMQRQKAGDPVVTRPKLQEGLQRKERKEPKHSPERKEERKRKKERERKKERKKERKKERKKERKKERKKERK